One window from the genome of Persephonella sp. encodes:
- the lepA gene encoding translation elongation factor 4, with amino-acid sequence MSKRMEHIRNFSIIAHVDHGKSTLADRLMEFTGAVEEREKKDQLLDTLDIERERGITIKLQAVRLNYRAKNGEEYTLHLIDTPGHVDFGYEVSRSLAACEGALLLIDATQGIEAQTIATFWQALEQDLEIIPVINKIDLPSADVDRIKEQIADVLGLDPDEAILASGKAGIGIQDILEAIVNKIPPPEGEEEKPLKALIFDSYYDSYRGAVAFVRIFDGEVKKGTRIKLMSTGKEFEVTEVGAQMPQMAQLESLKAGDVGYIAAAIKDVRDIRIGDTITDAKNPTPEPVPGFRPAKPMVYAGLYPTGSTLFEDLRDALEKYSINDAALTYEMESSPALGLGFRCGF; translated from the coding sequence ATGAGCAAAAGAATGGAACATATAAGAAACTTCTCAATAATAGCCCATGTTGATCATGGAAAATCAACGCTTGCAGACAGACTTATGGAGTTTACAGGGGCTGTTGAGGAAAGGGAAAAAAAGGATCAGCTCCTTGATACTCTTGATATAGAAAGGGAAAGGGGGATAACAATAAAGCTTCAGGCTGTAAGGCTGAACTACAGAGCTAAAAACGGGGAGGAATATACACTTCACCTTATTGATACACCGGGGCATGTTGATTTTGGTTATGAGGTTTCAAGATCCCTTGCAGCATGCGAAGGAGCTCTTCTTTTGATAGATGCAACACAGGGGATAGAAGCCCAGACGATAGCAACATTCTGGCAGGCTCTTGAGCAGGATCTGGAGATAATCCCAGTCATAAACAAAATAGACCTTCCATCTGCAGATGTTGACAGGATAAAAGAGCAGATAGCTGATGTTCTTGGTCTTGATCCTGATGAGGCCATACTTGCTTCAGGTAAGGCGGGTATAGGAATACAGGATATATTGGAGGCTATTGTCAATAAAATACCTCCTCCAGAAGGAGAAGAAGAAAAACCCCTTAAGGCTCTCATTTTTGACTCCTACTACGACTCGTATAGGGGAGCTGTTGCTTTTGTTAGGATATTTGATGGTGAGGTGAAAAAAGGAACAAGGATAAAACTGATGTCCACAGGAAAGGAGTTTGAGGTTACCGAAGTTGGAGCACAAATGCCACAGATGGCACAGCTTGAGAGCCTGAAAGCTGGTGATGTTGGATATATAGCTGCAGCTATAAAAGATGTTAGGGATATAAGGATCGGAGATACAATAACAGATGCAAAAAACCCAACACCTGAGCCTGTTCCCGGATTTAGACCTGCAAAACCTATGGTTTACGCAGGACTTTATCCCACAGGGTCAACTCTTTTTGAGGATCTGAGAGATGCCCTTGAGAAATACTCAATCAATGATGCTGCCCTTACATATGAGATGGAAAGCTCACCGGCACTTGGACTTGGTTTTAGATGCGGATTTTT
- a CDS encoding TlpA disulfide reductase family protein produces MIRFFLILVVFAFIGLSCQKEEKAEKKDLHKYILVDKNSNPIPLPEDKLIVVNFLAYSCSSCMKELPIIKKVLREKGFREKFKFIGIVIDSDKGDFSDPDFPIYPGHKQNFVRFPVPGTPTTYIITPKGKKLVIIYGAVTEENLRKFLNQAIDKAKRLSAK; encoded by the coding sequence ATGATAAGGTTTTTTCTAATTCTTGTTGTTTTTGCTTTTATAGGTTTATCCTGTCAGAAGGAAGAGAAGGCAGAAAAAAAGGATTTACATAAATACATACTTGTTGACAAAAACTCAAATCCTATACCTCTACCTGAAGATAAACTGATAGTTGTTAATTTTCTGGCATACTCCTGCAGTTCCTGTATGAAAGAACTTCCTATTATAAAGAAGGTTTTGAGGGAAAAAGGTTTCAGGGAAAAATTCAAGTTTATAGGCATAGTTATTGATTCTGATAAGGGAGATTTTTCTGATCCAGATTTCCCCATATATCCGGGACACAAACAGAACTTTGTCAGGTTTCCAGTTCCGGGAACGCCAACAACATACATAATAACTCCTAAAGGAAAAAAATTAGTAATAATCTACGGGGCTGTAACAGAGGAAAACCTCAGGAAGTTTTTAAATCAGGCTATTGATAAGGCAAAAAGATTATCAGCCAAATAG
- a CDS encoding replication initiation protein: protein MTKEEKQKIDELVMKTFTLAYELGTNLDELHKQFRQLRFSTKDRDLEAAIVNLEHAFFMTAQSINILKEQTRNALVPLRKAHTCEE, encoded by the coding sequence ATGACAAAAGAGGAAAAACAGAAAATAGATGAGCTTGTTATGAAGACTTTCACCCTTGCTTATGAGCTTGGGACAAACCTTGATGAGCTTCACAAACAGTTTAGACAGCTCAGGTTCAGCACAAAAGACAGGGATCTTGAGGCTGCAATTGTTAACCTTGAACATGCATTTTTTATGACAGCCCAGTCTATAAACATACTGAAAGAACAAACGAGAAATGCTCTTGTGCCTCTGAGAAAAGCCCACACATGTGAGGAGTAG
- a CDS encoding cupin domain-containing protein: protein MRLKQTGKTDIEEIVKQLEAEGYTNIFTWCDDAGSFYDWHTHPYQEVRWVYKGEILMGTEEGEFILKAGDRIDLPPGTRHWAKTETGVCYVCGSKK, encoded by the coding sequence TTGAAGCAAACAGGAAAAACAGATATTGAGGAGATAGTAAAACAGCTTGAAGCAGAAGGTTACACAAATATTTTTACATGGTGTGATGATGCAGGATCTTTTTATGACTGGCATACCCACCCTTATCAGGAAGTAAGGTGGGTTTATAAAGGAGAGATCCTGATGGGGACAGAAGAGGGAGAGTTTATTCTAAAGGCTGGTGACAGGATTGATCTTCCACCAGGGACAAGGCACTGGGCAAAAACAGAAACAGGCGTCTGTTATGTATGCGGAAGTAAAAAGTAG